One bacterium genomic window carries:
- the cas4 gene encoding CRISPR-associated protein Cas4 — protein MFKEEEFIQLSSLQHFIFCQRQCALIHIEQMWVENIFTAEGRVMHTNVHKGNIKNIKNSRIETGVMLHSFGVGLVGKADVVEFYKRVGESYWIPFPVEYKRGKPKQNNCDKVQLCAQALCLEEMLKIKVERGALFYGRTRRRLDVVFDNVLRNETKEIIRQVRIFIEKGKTPAPVYTSKCKTCSFYEECLPKLISRKVSVKRFLKEEIEGIINQ, from the coding sequence GTGTTTAAAGAAGAAGAATTTATACAGCTATCGTCTTTACAGCATTTTATTTTTTGTCAAAGACAGTGTGCTTTAATTCATATTGAACAGATGTGGGTTGAAAATATTTTTACAGCAGAAGGAAGAGTTATGCACACCAATGTTCATAAGGGAAATATAAAAAATATAAAGAATAGTAGAATAGAAACAGGAGTTATGCTACATTCTTTTGGAGTTGGTTTAGTTGGCAAAGCAGATGTTGTTGAATTTTACAAAAGAGTAGGTGAATCATACTGGATACCATTTCCTGTAGAATATAAACGAGGTAAACCCAAACAGAATAACTGTGATAAGGTTCAACTTTGTGCTCAAGCTCTCTGTCTTGAAGAAATGCTTAAAATAAAAGTTGAGCGTGGTGCTTTATTTTATGGTAGGACAAGACGTAGATTGGATGTAGTTTTTGATAATGTTTTACGTAACGAAACTAAAGAAATAATCAGGCAAGTTAGAATTTTTATTGAAAAAGGAAAAACTCCGGCTCCTGTTTACACTTCTAAATGTAAAACTTGCTCTTTTTATGAGGAATGTTTACCAAAACTAATAAGTCGCAAGGTTTCTGTA